In the genome of Anabaena cylindrica PCC 7122, the window TGACGCTTGTAAAGATAACTTTCAGGATTCCTAGATTCAAAATCAATTAGGGCATATAAATCAGCATCAATGTGATTCAAAATTTCTTGGACAACAAGTTCTGAACCACCTGTGGCTTTAGGTGTGAGCCACTCATGAACCAAAGCATATTTCAAGGACACAGTTTAATGTAAGGGGACAGGGGTAAGAGGCAGGGGGCAGGGGGCAAGGGGGCAGGAGGATTGGAAAAACTTCTACCAATTACCAATTACCCATTACCAATTACCTATTCCCTGTGGTTCTCAATTAGGCACAAGATGTAATCCTACCAAAAGATGTTCCAGGATGATGCTGCAACCTGATAACCTCAAAGATAATGGTGATGAAAGAAAATAGCTGACATAGGAATTGAGAATTTATGCGTATTCTGGTTATTGGTGGAACTAGGTTTATCGGTGTCTATTTGACTCAGCTATTGGTAGAGGCTGGGCATGAGGTGGTATTGTTTAATCGCGGTAATTTTCCAGCACCAGAGGCAGTAGGACAAATTATAGGCGATCGCACTGACCCTAGCCAGTTAAAAGCCAAGTTATCACAAGAAAACTTTGATGTCATTTTTGATAATAATGGCAGGGAACTCACTGATACGCAACCACTAGCAGAAATTTTTGCAGGACGTGTCCAACATTTTGTCTATATGAGTTCGGCTGGGGTATATCTCAAGTCTGACCAAATGCCACATATAGAAGGTGATGCTGTTGATCCTAAGAGTCGTCACAAAGGTAAGCATGAAACGGAAGCTTATCTGCAACAATCAGGAATTCCTTTTACTTCTATTCGTCCAACTTATATTTACGGGCCGAAAAACTATAACGAATTGGAAGGCTGGTTTTTTGATAGAATTGTACGCGATCGCCCGATTCCAATTCCTGGGAATGGAATGCACCTCACCCAGCTAGGTCATGTCCAGGATTTAGCTCAAGCAATGTCTCAGGTGATCGGCAATCAAAAAG includes:
- a CDS encoding NAD-dependent epimerase/dehydratase family protein, which gives rise to MRILVIGGTRFIGVYLTQLLVEAGHEVVLFNRGNFPAPEAVGQIIGDRTDPSQLKAKLSQENFDVIFDNNGRELTDTQPLAEIFAGRVQHFVYMSSAGVYLKSDQMPHIEGDAVDPKSRHKGKHETEAYLQQSGIPFTSIRPTYIYGPKNYNELEGWFFDRIVRDRPIPIPGNGMHLTQLGHVQDLAQAMSQVIGNQKAIQQIYNISGDRFVTFDGLARACAVAAGKSPDDVKIVHYDPKKFDFGKRKAFPMRVQHFFASVNKAMTELNWQPEYDLISGLKDSLESDYLASGRDKIEKDFSVDDEILKAV